The Natrinema sp. DC36 genome includes the window ACGCTGTCGCGCTTCTAATCTCGCGAACCAATCAGGCAGAGTGATAGTCACTCTAATCTCTTCTAAGTGCTTTGGAAGTGGGGTTATGGATGTCCTCGTTCTATTTACGGGTGAGACTCATGACATCTATCGCAGACATCGAGATTCCGGCAGACGGAACCGGAACCGGCGAGCTGTTCGAGTCCGTTCCCTCACTCACGTGCGAGATGGAGCGAGTGATCGCCTCGAGCGGTCACGGCCTCTGGCTCTCCGGCCCATCACAGTCGGAGGTCGAGGACGCACTCGACGAGGCGGGCGCCATCGGGACGTACTCCCAGATCAGTAGCGACGAGGACCGCTGGCTCTACGACATCGAGTTCGAACCCAACACGGTCGACCCCTTCGAGATCGTCCTCGAGGAGGGCGGGACGGTACTGAGCGCTTCGGCGTCCAACGGCACGTGGCTGCTCAGCGTCCGCGTGGTCGACCGCGAGAGCGTCAGTTCACTGTACGACCGTCTCGACGACAACGACGTGACGCCGACGATCGTCCGACTCTTCGATCTGGCCGAGGAAAGCCACTCCCAGTGTGGCCTGACGGCCCGCCAGTACGAGACGCTGGTCGCGGCGATCGATCACGGCTACTTCGAAATTCCGCGCGAGGTCTC containing:
- a CDS encoding helix-turn-helix domain-containing protein — protein: MTSIADIEIPADGTGTGELFESVPSLTCEMERVIASSGHGLWLSGPSQSEVEDALDEAGAIGTYSQISSDEDRWLYDIEFEPNTVDPFEIVLEEGGTVLSASASNGTWLLSVRVVDRESVSSLYDRLDDNDVTPTIVRLFDLAEESHSQCGLTARQYETLVAAIDHGYFEIPREVSMQELSEELGISHQALSERLRRAYRALVTSELNVTEEDAAAPAIPTN